Genomic DNA from Gimesia aquarii:
ATAAATGGAAGGACTTGAGGCAAATTCGCCTGAAATTCCTGCTGCATTTAACAAGCTGATTGCCTGTTCTTTTTGAGTTCCGAGCGGCGCAATGGCAAGGACTTCCTTTGATTGCTCATCAAAAACCATTGGTGCAGGAATCACTCGATCTAAGTTGGTGCAAGCTGTTAGACCAACCGAACAGGCGAGCCAACCCACGACTGCGTAGAATAGGGGGACTTTTTCCCACATAGTGAGAATAGAGTTCTGATTTTTCGACATCTGCTCCCCACCTCCTTGAAAGGGAAACACCACTTCGAATTGCTTATCAGCATGATTCAAATCCTCAACTGTAATGTAGCAAAACTCGATGATTGAGGCTATCTTAAGATTTCGATCCTCATCATCCGCAATTCATTCGCGATCCCAGCGGCAATATGAAAGAATACAATATATCTCAACTGCTTAAATCTCAAAAACCCCTTATTCTTACTATCTCTGCCGTCAGAATTTAAATAGACAACAGAAAATGTTCACTTGAACCCTAAAATTCTATTGCATTGAGTCACTTTCAAATACAAAGTATTTTCTGAAATTCTATGATTAGAAAAAGAGGCAAGCTTACCCAAAACAATGATTACACTGACAGCTTCCTTTCTCTTGATTCTTAAAACAAAAAAGAGCGAAGTTCAGACGTATCAAAGCTCAGAAACCAGTCCTTCTCACTGCTATTGTTTTTAACCATGGATCACAAACCAAAATCTTCAAGCCGCATCCCAACACTTTTGTTGGTCCTGGTGTTTATGGGAGTCCTTTTTTTTCCCGCCTCAGCCTGGTGGAACCATTACCAGACAGAACGTTTGAAAAAAAAGAGTCAGGAACTGTTAAAATCAGAGAAATGGGGAGCCGCTGAAACCACAGCGAGAAAATGGACGGATCGAGCCCCCAATAATTCTGATGCCTGGCTGACACTGGCAGAAGCATATCGCAAACAAAATAAATTCGCGGAAACAGCCAATGCTTTGGGACGATTAAGTAATTCCGACCCGAGAATTTTAAAGACTCTTGCCTTGAGAACGGACCTACTTCTTTCAGAACTGCATGATCCCATCAAAACAATTGAGACGTGTAACCGAATTCTAAAAATTGATCCCAAAGTGGATCGTGCCCGCCAACGTCTCATTTATATCTATTCAATGATGTTACTTCGTTTAAAAATGGTGGATCAAATCAGAGAAGCAATTAAGTTAAATTGTGAGCCACCTGAAGCCTATGTGTACCTCCTGCTTTCAGATTCTCTTAACTTCAGCAATGGTCCTCCACTCATCAACTCCTGGTTAAAGAACGATCCGAACAACGAGGACCTGCAAGTGGCATTGGCAATTTATATTGCGCGAAGTAGCAGCGATCAATCTCTGCAAATGAATGATTCGAATTTCATTTCAGGGGGAGATCTGTCTTTGATTAATGAATGCCTTAAAAAATATCCTCATAACCGGGAAGTACTCGCCTATTTTATCAAGAACGCTCTTGAAAAAGGAAATCTGGACCATGTCGCTGAGTTGCTTGAAAGTGCACCTGAAGATGCTGAACAAGACAGTCGATTCTGGAGATTCAAAGGACGTTATCTTGCCTTAAAAAATCAACTCAATCCGGCAGAAGATTCGTTTAGCCAGGCACTTAAATTAAATCCCTATGATTGGCGTACAAGACTCGGTTTGGCAGAAATTCTGCGTAGAAAGGGAAAGCTCACTGAAGCTAAGAAAATGGCACAGATCGGAAATCAGGGAAAAACGTTTTCGAAACAGCTCATTCAACTGAAAAACCCGAATTCCATCGATCGCGAGTTATTAGAAAAAATAGAACAGTACGCACAAGAATGTGGTGATCTTAACGTAGTAACCGCAATTCAAAATAGACTGAGCAAATCTCGTTAGTACTTTCAAATCATCCCTGATCTGGATGACATTTGACAGGCGTCTACTGTACGGGGAACTCGAATCCCCAGATCTAAAACATAAAGATCAAAACACATATCAATTTGGATCATTCACAATTCTTTCGGTTATCAACTGCTTCATTTTTATTGATAACCACTAGTGCACTCAGTCACTTTCCTTAAGACCAGATCAAGTCAGAGTCCAAACCTCTAACTTTTTTACTATTTAAGTCAGCTTCAAAAAACGACTTACTGACAACACTTTTCTTAGCAAAACTAAAAATTTTATCTATTTCGATTCAGGTCAGAAAACAATTGACATTTTTATAAACGCAGCTGTAGAATCCAGTTGTATATTAATGAACCCATGTATTAATTATACAAGAAATCCTGATTTAATTTAATTATGTTCATAAATTGCTCACAAAAGGGAACCTGTGTGCCTTCTGATCAATTATCACCCATAAATTAAGTCTAAAAACAATTCTCCAGCACTAATTAACTAATAATTCATACTAATTATACTCCAAATTTATACCTAAAGGGCTTAAACATGCATCAAAATCCATTTTCGACCAC
This window encodes:
- a CDS encoding tetratricopeptide repeat protein; this translates as MDHKPKSSSRIPTLLLVLVFMGVLFFPASAWWNHYQTERLKKKSQELLKSEKWGAAETTARKWTDRAPNNSDAWLTLAEAYRKQNKFAETANALGRLSNSDPRILKTLALRTDLLLSELHDPIKTIETCNRILKIDPKVDRARQRLIYIYSMMLLRLKMVDQIREAIKLNCEPPEAYVYLLLSDSLNFSNGPPLINSWLKNDPNNEDLQVALAIYIARSSSDQSLQMNDSNFISGGDLSLINECLKKYPHNREVLAYFIKNALEKGNLDHVAELLESAPEDAEQDSRFWRFKGRYLALKNQLNPAEDSFSQALKLNPYDWRTRLGLAEILRRKGKLTEAKKMAQIGNQGKTFSKQLIQLKNPNSIDRELLEKIEQYAQECGDLNVVTAIQNRLSKSR